One genomic region from Arthrobacter sp. YN encodes:
- a CDS encoding D-alanine--D-alanine ligase family protein, giving the protein MVTDHSTPATGRPRVAVLFGGRSSEHAVSCVTAAGVMGAIDKSKYEVIPIGIAKSGQWVLASGDTSQWSLSSAALPEVAPSGKTVTLAEVGGEHQLIVTEPNAVPQELGSVDVVFPLLHGPWGEDGTIQGLLELSDTRYVGAGVLASAVGMDKHFMKVVFESAGLSVGPYIAVTDRQWLTDAEAVRKRVDKLGFPVFVKPARAGSSMGISKVDSLDGLDAAIEEARRHDLKLVIEAGIVGREIECAVLQGRGTDAPRTSMPGEIAVAAGEHQFYDFAAKYVEDGAAALSCPADMPEEAISRVRELAAVAFDAVGAEGLSRVDFFYTPAGELIINEINTMPGFTPKSMYPQMWAASGLAYGELIDELIHLALTRKTGLR; this is encoded by the coding sequence ATGGTGACAGACCACTCCACCCCTGCAACCGGCCGCCCCCGCGTAGCGGTTCTCTTTGGCGGACGCTCCAGCGAACATGCCGTCAGCTGTGTCACCGCGGCCGGCGTCATGGGGGCCATCGATAAGAGCAAGTACGAGGTCATTCCCATCGGCATCGCCAAATCAGGACAATGGGTCCTGGCCTCGGGCGACACCAGTCAGTGGTCCTTGAGTTCCGCAGCCCTTCCTGAGGTGGCGCCGTCGGGAAAGACTGTGACGTTGGCCGAAGTGGGCGGTGAGCACCAACTGATCGTGACCGAGCCCAACGCCGTGCCACAGGAGCTGGGATCGGTGGACGTGGTGTTCCCGCTGCTTCATGGGCCGTGGGGCGAGGACGGAACCATCCAGGGCCTCTTGGAACTCTCCGACACGCGTTATGTTGGCGCCGGAGTCCTGGCCTCCGCAGTGGGGATGGACAAGCACTTCATGAAGGTCGTGTTCGAGTCCGCGGGCCTGAGCGTTGGACCGTACATTGCAGTTACGGACCGTCAATGGCTGACCGACGCCGAGGCTGTCCGGAAGCGCGTCGACAAGCTCGGTTTCCCCGTGTTCGTTAAGCCTGCCCGCGCCGGTTCGTCCATGGGAATCTCCAAAGTGGATTCCCTGGATGGCTTGGACGCCGCGATTGAAGAAGCCCGCCGGCATGACCTGAAGCTGGTGATCGAAGCCGGGATTGTGGGCCGCGAGATTGAATGTGCCGTCCTCCAGGGACGGGGCACCGACGCGCCCCGAACGTCCATGCCCGGTGAAATTGCGGTGGCAGCGGGGGAGCACCAGTTCTATGACTTCGCTGCCAAGTACGTCGAAGACGGTGCGGCCGCTCTGAGCTGCCCGGCCGACATGCCGGAGGAAGCCATCAGCCGAGTGCGTGAGCTGGCTGCTGTGGCTTTTGATGCTGTGGGAGCCGAAGGCCTCAGCCGTGTGGACTTTTTCTATACCCCTGCCGGCGAGCTGATCATCAATGAGATCAACACCATGCCGGGTTTCACCCCCAAGAGCATGTAC